The Naumovozyma dairenensis CBS 421 chromosome 1, complete genome genome includes a region encoding these proteins:
- the CTR1 gene encoding high-affinity Cu transporter CTR1 (similar to Saccharomyces cerevisiae CTR1 (YPR124W); ancestral locus Anc_3.459): MNMNSASAGGQDMISSMMEMISSTLEQSMMTMIMSSSLPSSSTTMSAPTSMLMSTSSSIETGPMSMSMPSSMSMPISSSSGLVAPSVYMAGHPSSTMIMSTSTGGNSNMTATMNEGSMNSEMNMNMDMEMNSYLTSKYKNYPVLFQKLYADTRGKAFGIFLLVVVASFVYKALLFVSWCLEVHWFKKWDASGKHTSIKNATENTRDEERDTEYFVENGLEMKPLPKLPNLLTDFMVTSYTDLLHDFIRAILIFCSTMIIYMLMLVAMSFILTYVFAVILGLTLAEVFFNRLKICMLKRWDIQREIELAQNCPGAGNCKCGRHILQVNNPRMDEADSISSISAGETSPDEKATKKDLNLREENSETQVVQEDLSCGSACRCVPEPSENERRIERNILESSKLQEQSGDMDTNLMPAEKYKQ, translated from the coding sequence atgaatATGAACAGTGCTTCCGCTGGCGGACAAGACATGATATCATCCATGATGGAGATGATCTCGAGTACACTAGAACAATCAATGATGACAATGATCATGTCCAGCTCCCTGCCGTCTTCTTCCACGACCATGTCTGCTCCTACCTCAATGTTAATGTCAACATCTTCTTCGATAGAAACGGGACCTATGAGTATGTCCATGCCCTCCTCCATGAGCATGCCGATCTCTTCTTCTAGCGGATTAGTGGCTCCTTCCGTTTACATGGCTGGCCATCCAAGTTCTACAATGATAATGTCAACCTCAACAGGAGGAAATAGTAATATGACCGCAACAATGAATGAGGGGTCCATGAATTCCGAGATGAATATGAACATGGACATGGAAATGAATTCCTATTTAACTTCCAAGTATAAGAATTATCCCGTTTTATTTCAAAAGCTGTATGCAGACACCAGAGGAAAGGCGTTTGGTATTTTTCTATTAGTTGTAGTTGCTTCGTTTGTGTATAAGGCCCTACTATTTGTAAGTTGGTGTTTGGAAGTCCACTGGTTTAAAAAGTGGGACGCATCTGGCAAACATACGTCCATAAAAAATGCAACAGAAAATACAAGAGATGAGGAAAGGGACACTGAATATTTTGTAGAGAATGGATTAGAAATGAAACCGTTACCAAAGTTGCCAAATTTATTGACTGATTTTATGGTCACTTCATACACCGATCTTTTACATGATTTTATACGGgcaatattgatattttgcTCTACGATGATTATCTACATGTTAATGTTAGTTGCAATGTCATTTATCTTAACTTATGTTTTTGCTGTTATTCTCGGTCTTACCTTGGCTGAAGTGTTTTTTAACAGATTGAAGATATGTATGCTGAAAAGATGGGACATACAAAGAGAAATCGAGTTAGCCCAAAACTGTCCAGGTGCTGGTAATTGTAAATGTGGGAGACACATACTACAAGTTAATAATCCTAGAATGGATGAAGCtgattcaatatcatctatCTCTGCGGGGGAAACTAGTCCTGATGAAAAAGCGACGAAGAAGGATTTGAATCtaagagaagaaaattcaGAAACACAAGTAGTCCAGGAGGATTTATCTTGTGGTTCGGCTTGCAGGTGCGTACCGGAACCTAGTGAAAATGAGAGGCGTATCGAGAGAAATATTCTTGAATCATCCAAACTTCAAGAACAATCTGGAGATATGGATACTAATTTAATGCCAGCAGAAAAATACAAACAATAG